From a region of the Leptospira venezuelensis genome:
- a CDS encoding SIR2 family protein, producing the protein MTNNNFQEMDNTLHYIIKEIKNGRAYLFVGSGLSLNAQSKDSIRPSQMMLWSELAREFYKELGISDSEALSFPIPKLIQIYENRFDLRRRNDLIRRAVPDEEVEPGEIHRRLFNIKYFPWSGVVTTNIDTLIERTMAELGVKFTPIVYERDMPRTIGMPIYKIHGTISDEDTWIFSEEEYHTRVQPLFIDKLRSIFSEKTVIFVGYSLNDPDLDGILYYIKSRVGHYQRNSFLITTDINSQVKNYWKSRNIELITPSEFGLL; encoded by the coding sequence ATGACAAATAATAATTTCCAAGAAATGGATAATACTCTTCATTATATAATTAAGGAAATAAAAAATGGAAGAGCGTATCTATTTGTCGGTTCCGGTCTATCTTTAAATGCTCAATCCAAAGATTCTATAAGACCTTCTCAAATGATGCTTTGGTCTGAATTAGCTAGGGAGTTTTATAAAGAACTTGGAATATCCGATAGCGAGGCACTTTCTTTTCCGATTCCTAAGTTAATTCAAATTTACGAAAATCGTTTTGATTTGCGGAGAAGGAATGATTTGATTCGTAGAGCGGTTCCTGATGAAGAGGTTGAGCCAGGAGAAATTCACAGAAGACTTTTTAACATTAAATATTTCCCCTGGAGCGGGGTTGTTACAACCAATATAGACACATTGATAGAGAGAACTATGGCTGAGTTAGGCGTTAAATTTACCCCGATTGTTTACGAACGAGATATGCCTAGGACAATCGGTATGCCAATATATAAAATACATGGAACAATTTCGGATGAAGACACATGGATTTTTTCTGAAGAAGAATATCATACACGGGTTCAGCCATTATTTATAGATAAGTTGAGATCTATCTTTTCGGAAAAAACAGTAATTTTCGTTGGGTATAGTTTAAATGATCCAGACTTGGATGGAATTTTATATTATATAAAATCAAGAGTTGGTCACTATCAAAGAAATTCATTTCTTATTACCACAGATATTAATTCGCAGGTAAAGAATTATTGGAAGAGTAGAAATATTGAGTTAATAACTCCAAGCGAGTTTGGATTGTTATAA
- a CDS encoding cell division protein SepF encodes MALLNPSEIREVSELNDEQKQRIYDFLQGAVYSWCKNRKNEWFSMRDLMGGENTYWDGTPLYELYLKHLNKRSNDPVKEAGKDSGWLLKKVLHLDIRKFDGRDGEGLIREYLWVEE; translated from the coding sequence ATGGCATTACTGAATCCATCTGAAATTCGAGAAGTCTCTGAATTAAATGATGAACAAAAACAAAGAATATATGATTTTCTTCAAGGGGCTGTTTACTCCTGGTGCAAGAACAGAAAAAATGAATGGTTCTCCATGAGAGACTTAATGGGAGGCGAAAATACCTACTGGGACGGAACTCCATTATACGAGTTGTATCTAAAACATTTAAACAAAAGGAGTAATGATCCTGTTAAGGAAGCGGGAAAGGACTCCGGCTGGTTGCTAAAGAAAGTGCTACACTTGGATATTCGTAAATTTGATGGAAGAGATGGTGAAGGGTTGATTCGAGAATACCTATGGGTTGAGGAATGA